A stretch of the Desulfatirhabdium butyrativorans DSM 18734 genome encodes the following:
- a CDS encoding nucleoside phosphorylase gives MQNPNETKALEDMGIVRPVVTRNSPKLGPLAVLVAPGGDYHTLKTRPMALDWDIDRTLYLGNLFGKTGVFSIAGPLMGAPYAVMVLETLVAWGASRFLFYGWCGGIGEALQPGDVIVPNAAFVDEGTSTHYGQAAGDCVQAASANREIKRLLVDGGMAFSEGLIWTTDAIYRETPSKIRQFQERGALGVEMEVSALFSAARYLNVDLGAMLLVSDRVSPIRWQPGFRDPAFLESRSRLLERIAIWCHQP, from the coding sequence ATGCAAAACCCGAATGAGACAAAAGCCCTTGAAGATATGGGCATCGTTCGGCCGGTCGTTACCCGCAACTCACCGAAGCTTGGACCGCTTGCCGTTCTGGTCGCGCCCGGAGGCGACTACCATACGCTCAAGACCCGGCCGATGGCTCTCGATTGGGATATCGATCGGACCTTGTATCTGGGGAATCTCTTCGGGAAAACCGGAGTCTTCAGTATTGCGGGTCCTTTGATGGGCGCCCCGTATGCGGTCATGGTGCTGGAAACCCTGGTGGCGTGGGGCGCCAGCCGATTTCTGTTTTACGGCTGGTGCGGCGGCATTGGTGAAGCCCTTCAGCCAGGGGATGTGATCGTGCCCAATGCCGCTTTTGTGGATGAGGGCACTTCCACCCATTATGGACAGGCGGCCGGGGATTGCGTCCAGGCCGCATCGGCAAACCGGGAAATCAAACGGCTGCTGGTCGATGGCGGGATGGCGTTTTCGGAGGGCCTGATATGGACAACCGATGCGATCTACCGGGAGACCCCTTCGAAAATCAGACAATTCCAGGAAAGGGGCGCACTCGGGGTTGAAATGGAAGTCTCCGCTCTGTTTTCTGCGGCCCGGTATCTGAATGTGGATCTGGGGGCTATGCTGCTTGTTTCGGATCGGGTCAGCCCTATCCGGTGGCAACCCGGATTTCGCGATCCCGCATTCCTGGAGAGCCGCAGCCGTCTGCTCGAACGGATTGCCATTTGGTGCCATCAGCCATGA
- the glyQ gene encoding glycine--tRNA ligase subunit alpha, translating to MNFQDVILTLQGFWAKKGCMIAQPYDEEVGAGTFHYFTLLKALGPEPWKVAYVQPSRRPTDGRYGENPNRLQHYYQYQVLIKPSPLDVQEQYLESLRVLGIDPLEHDIRFVEDDWESPTLGASGLGWEVWLDGMEVTQFTYFQIAGSIELHPISVELTYGLERIAMYLQGVDNVYDLKWNDTLSYGDVHHMQEVEQSTYNFEKANVDVLFGLFSTYEGEARRIADMGLVLPAYEFCLKCSHTFNLLDARGAISVTERTGYITRIRNLARVCAETYLKQREQMGFPLLKQA from the coding sequence ATGAATTTTCAAGATGTGATTTTAACGTTGCAAGGGTTCTGGGCCAAAAAAGGCTGCATGATCGCCCAGCCCTATGACGAAGAAGTCGGGGCGGGAACGTTCCATTATTTTACCCTCCTGAAGGCCTTGGGTCCGGAGCCATGGAAGGTTGCCTATGTTCAGCCCTCCCGCAGACCGACCGATGGCCGTTACGGGGAAAACCCAAACCGCCTGCAACACTACTATCAGTATCAGGTACTGATCAAGCCATCGCCGCTCGATGTTCAGGAGCAGTATCTCGAAAGCCTCCGGGTGCTCGGCATCGATCCGCTGGAGCATGACATCCGGTTTGTGGAAGACGACTGGGAGTCGCCTACGCTTGGAGCCTCTGGGCTGGGGTGGGAAGTCTGGCTCGATGGCATGGAAGTGACCCAGTTCACCTATTTTCAGATTGCCGGAAGCATCGAGTTGCATCCCATTTCCGTAGAGCTGACCTACGGGCTCGAACGGATCGCCATGTACCTGCAGGGCGTGGACAATGTCTATGATCTCAAATGGAACGATACCCTGAGTTATGGGGACGTGCACCACATGCAGGAAGTGGAGCAATCCACATACAATTTTGAAAAGGCCAATGTCGATGTGTTGTTCGGCCTGTTTTCGACCTACGAGGGTGAAGCCAGGCGGATCGCCGATATGGGGCTTGTGCTTCCGGCATACGAATTCTGTCTCAAATGCTCCCATACGTTCAATCTTCTCGATGCGCGGGGTGCGATCAGCGTCACCGAACGAACCGGCTATATCACCCGGATCCGGAATCTGGCCAGGGTTTGCGCCGAGACTTATTTGAAACAGCGCGAGCAGATGGGATTTCCGTTGCTGAAACAGGCATGA
- the ligA gene encoding NAD-dependent DNA ligase LigA produces MNAIDSALAERARKLRNELHRHNVLYHALDRPEISDAEYDRMFRELLDLEMRYPELADPNSPTRRIGAAPLAEFGTSPHSIPMVSLDNAFDEAELMAFDRRVRDGIGSGGESVVYTAEPKMDGLAVELVYRRKALAMALTRGDGIVGEIVTENVRTIGEIPLVLPDDADVPEMLEVRGEVYMSRAGFEALNRNRQESGQPLFANPRNAAAGSLRQLDSRITAGRPLSFFVYGIGVWPDLRLDSHSEILNLLHSWGFPLNPLIRHRIAIAEVLMWYRTLAQKRPELPYEIDGMVVKVDSLRLQERLGMKARSPKWAIAWKFPAETATTHIRNITVQVGRTGVLTPVADLEPVHVGGVTVSRATLHNMEEIERKDIRIGDLVEIERAGDVIPKIIGVRKAARTGSEQAFTMPAACPACGSSVSRSALSSSDREEAAFRCINAQCPAQLKEHIQHCTAKAAWDIEGIGEKLADQLVERGLVRSISDVWSLRVDQLKGLERMGEKSAAKLVDAIAAKKRLSLKRFLYGLGIRHVGETVAEILADRFGSIDALMGASMDEIRAIPGIGDIIAENIVAFFQKPENRRLIERLFDAGVQIVAQPAAAAEALAGKTFVITGVLPGISRSEAKKRIEDAGGRLSETVTRSTDWVVAGEKPGSKLEKARHLGIDVIRPEEFFRMLDRLNDGGDGKVK; encoded by the coding sequence ATGAACGCCATCGATTCCGCACTTGCCGAACGCGCCCGAAAGCTCCGTAACGAGCTGCATCGGCACAATGTATTGTATCATGCGCTCGATCGGCCTGAAATTTCGGATGCCGAATATGACAGAATGTTCCGGGAGCTGCTCGATCTTGAAATGCGCTATCCCGAGCTTGCCGATCCCAATTCTCCGACCCGCCGGATCGGGGCTGCTCCGCTCGCCGAATTCGGAACCTCCCCCCACTCCATCCCGATGGTCAGCCTCGACAATGCCTTCGATGAAGCCGAGCTGATGGCTTTTGATCGAAGGGTACGCGACGGGATTGGATCCGGCGGTGAATCCGTGGTGTACACGGCTGAGCCCAAAATGGACGGGCTTGCCGTAGAGCTCGTTTACCGACGGAAGGCGCTCGCCATGGCACTGACGCGAGGGGATGGGATCGTCGGCGAGATCGTTACGGAAAATGTCCGCACCATCGGCGAAATCCCGCTGGTGTTGCCGGATGATGCCGATGTGCCGGAAATGCTCGAGGTGCGCGGCGAGGTGTACATGAGCCGGGCTGGATTTGAGGCGCTGAACCGCAACCGGCAGGAAAGCGGCCAGCCGCTTTTCGCCAATCCCCGAAACGCTGCGGCAGGCTCCCTGCGACAGCTCGATTCGCGGATCACCGCAGGCAGGCCGCTGTCGTTCTTTGTCTATGGCATCGGCGTCTGGCCAGATTTGCGGTTGGATTCCCACAGCGAAATCCTGAACTTGCTTCATTCCTGGGGCTTCCCGCTCAATCCGCTGATCCGGCACAGAATTGCCATCGCGGAGGTGCTGATGTGGTATCGCACATTGGCGCAAAAGCGCCCCGAGCTTCCTTATGAAATCGACGGGATGGTCGTCAAGGTGGATAGCCTGCGCCTGCAGGAGCGGCTCGGTATGAAGGCCAGAAGTCCGAAGTGGGCCATTGCCTGGAAGTTTCCGGCGGAGACGGCGACGACCCACATCCGGAATATCACGGTTCAGGTCGGCAGGACCGGCGTGCTGACGCCGGTTGCCGATTTGGAGCCGGTTCATGTCGGAGGCGTGACGGTGAGCCGGGCAACCTTGCACAACATGGAGGAAATCGAGCGCAAAGACATTCGGATCGGTGATCTGGTGGAAATCGAGCGGGCAGGGGATGTCATCCCCAAAATTATCGGCGTGCGCAAGGCGGCGCGAACCGGCTCGGAGCAGGCTTTCACCATGCCTGCCGCCTGCCCGGCCTGCGGCTCATCGGTGAGCCGCTCTGCCCTCTCGTCGTCGGACCGGGAGGAGGCTGCATTCCGATGCATCAACGCCCAATGCCCCGCCCAATTGAAGGAGCATATCCAGCATTGCACAGCCAAGGCGGCCTGGGATATTGAAGGAATCGGGGAAAAACTGGCCGATCAACTGGTTGAACGGGGCCTGGTCCGTTCCATCTCCGATGTGTGGAGCTTGAGGGTGGATCAATTGAAGGGCTTGGAGCGGATGGGTGAAAAATCGGCTGCAAAGCTGGTTGACGCCATTGCCGCCAAAAAACGCCTCTCCCTGAAGCGCTTCCTCTATGGGCTCGGGATTCGCCATGTCGGAGAAACGGTCGCCGAAATCCTTGCCGATCGCTTCGGCAGCATCGATGCGCTCATGGGGGCCTCGATGGATGAGATTCGGGCGATTCCCGGCATCGGGGACATCATAGCGGAGAATATTGTTGCTTTCTTTCAGAAACCGGAAAATCGCCGGCTCATCGAAAGACTCTTCGATGCCGGTGTACAAATCGTCGCTCAACCCGCTGCGGCGGCAGAGGCGCTTGCCGGAAAAACGTTCGTGATCACCGGTGTGTTGCCCGGAATTTCCCGAAGTGAGGCCAAAAAGCGCATCGAGGATGCGGGCGGACGGCTCTCGGAAACCGTCACCCGTTCGACGGACTGGGTGGTGGCAGGTGAAAAACCCGGCTCCAAACTGGAAAAAGCCAGACATCTGGGGATCGATGTGATCCGTCCGGAAGAATTCTTCCGCATGCTGGATCGGTTGAATGATGGTGGTGATGGCAAGGTGAAGTGA
- a CDS encoding acylphosphatase, with translation MENKRIHVRITGRVQGVYFRAETQSAANRIGVYGWVRNARDGSVEAVFEGREDRIREMIAWCWKGSPFSRVVEVTVSEEPYRNAFRDFQIIRTV, from the coding sequence ATGGAAAACAAACGGATTCACGTACGGATTACCGGAAGGGTGCAGGGCGTGTATTTTCGGGCCGAAACCCAGAGTGCAGCCAATCGGATCGGGGTGTACGGCTGGGTCCGAAACGCTCGCGACGGATCGGTGGAGGCCGTTTTCGAGGGAAGGGAAGATCGCATCCGGGAGATGATCGCCTGGTGCTGGAAAGGCTCTCCATTTTCCCGGGTGGTAGAGGTGACCGTCAGCGAAGAACCGTACCGGAACGCGTTTCGGGATTTTCAGATTATACGAACCGTCTGA
- the glyS gene encoding glycine--tRNA ligase subunit beta, whose amino-acid sequence METLLIEIGTEEIPAGYIEPALKAFSESLVRKLKENRIACGDAKVFGTPRRLGVMVMDTAGRQQALESEVIGPPLKVARNEKGEWTTAATKFAEKVNLPVSRLKIQQTPKGQYLCARVQEPSEKATVVLSRLLPELIEAIPFPKTMKWGSLHVRFARPIHFILAMYGKQTIGFELGDVKSQRITFGHRFMAPARIKIDDPATYLDQLARAWVIADIEKRRNMVARDVAEQAAKQKGRVIEDPELIDIVTQLVEYPTAVCGRFEKGFLELPDAVLITAMKEHQKYFAIQDAKGKLMPCFIAVNNTCAKDMDVVRNGHERVLRARLNDARFFYRADLEKPLEASIEKLKGVLFLAKLGTMYDKTLRIQRLAGTLASMSGLDAETKELVLRAAWLCKADLVTQMVVEFPKLQGTMGKVYALKSGEAKAVAQAIEEHYRPTASGGELARSLVGALVGLADKLDSICGCFSAGLAPTGASDPYALRRQAIGVLLTMKEHRLEWPLETAVNEALRQYGLQDAEIDRIRGNVMEFFETRLANILVDNGFSKDVTAAVLAVGMDSMTRLWKRAQAVEQLKKAPDYEPLSVCFKRVVNIIRKADPEETAGLDPDALTDASEIRLYRLIQKIQSRCESLCQEGKFTQALQQMVKLREPVDAFFDAVLVMAEDVTIRKNRLGLLARIAGLFAKVADFSKLS is encoded by the coding sequence ATGGAAACCTTGTTGATTGAAATCGGTACAGAAGAAATCCCGGCTGGATATATCGAGCCGGCGCTGAAGGCTTTTTCGGAATCCCTCGTCCGGAAATTGAAGGAGAACCGGATCGCCTGCGGAGATGCCAAGGTATTTGGAACCCCGAGACGTCTTGGCGTGATGGTCATGGATACGGCAGGCCGCCAGCAGGCGCTCGAATCCGAGGTGATCGGCCCTCCGCTCAAGGTTGCCAGGAACGAGAAGGGCGAGTGGACGACGGCAGCCACCAAATTCGCCGAAAAAGTGAATCTGCCGGTTTCCCGTCTGAAGATCCAGCAGACACCCAAAGGTCAATATCTCTGTGCCCGTGTACAGGAGCCATCGGAGAAAGCCACCGTCGTGCTGAGCCGGTTGCTGCCTGAATTGATCGAGGCCATTCCCTTTCCCAAGACCATGAAATGGGGAAGCCTCCATGTCCGTTTCGCCAGACCGATCCATTTCATATTGGCCATGTACGGGAAACAGACGATCGGTTTCGAGCTCGGAGATGTCAAGAGCCAGAGGATCACGTTCGGGCACCGGTTTATGGCGCCGGCCAGAATCAAGATCGATGATCCGGCCACTTATCTGGATCAGTTGGCTCGGGCCTGGGTGATCGCGGATATCGAAAAGCGTCGAAATATGGTGGCGCGGGATGTAGCTGAACAGGCGGCAAAGCAGAAGGGCCGGGTCATCGAAGATCCGGAGCTGATCGATATCGTCACCCAACTGGTGGAATATCCGACCGCGGTATGCGGCAGATTCGAAAAAGGCTTTCTGGAACTTCCGGATGCCGTTCTCATTACGGCCATGAAGGAGCATCAGAAATATTTCGCCATCCAGGATGCAAAGGGCAAGCTCATGCCCTGTTTCATTGCGGTCAACAATACCTGCGCCAAAGACATGGATGTGGTGCGAAACGGTCATGAGCGGGTGCTGCGGGCAAGGCTCAACGATGCCCGCTTTTTTTACCGGGCCGATCTGGAAAAGCCGCTCGAAGCCAGCATCGAAAAGCTCAAGGGAGTTCTATTTCTGGCCAAACTGGGAACCATGTATGACAAGACCCTTCGGATACAGCGTCTTGCGGGAACTCTGGCGTCCATGAGCGGTCTCGATGCAGAAACGAAGGAACTGGTTTTGCGAGCGGCATGGCTGTGCAAGGCCGATCTGGTGACCCAGATGGTCGTCGAATTTCCGAAGCTTCAGGGAACCATGGGCAAGGTCTACGCCCTCAAATCGGGAGAAGCCAAGGCCGTGGCTCAGGCCATCGAAGAACATTACCGGCCGACGGCATCCGGGGGTGAGCTGGCCAGGAGTCTGGTGGGCGCCCTCGTCGGTCTGGCCGACAAGCTGGACAGCATTTGTGGCTGTTTCAGCGCGGGTCTGGCGCCGACCGGGGCATCCGATCCATACGCGCTCCGCAGGCAGGCCATCGGTGTTTTGCTGACAATGAAGGAACATCGTCTCGAATGGCCTCTTGAGACGGCGGTGAACGAAGCCCTTCGGCAATACGGGTTGCAGGATGCGGAGATCGACCGGATTCGGGGAAATGTCATGGAGTTTTTCGAAACGAGACTTGCCAATATTCTGGTGGATAACGGGTTTTCGAAGGATGTGACCGCCGCCGTGCTCGCTGTGGGCATGGATTCCATGACGCGGCTGTGGAAGCGGGCGCAGGCCGTGGAGCAGTTGAAGAAAGCGCCGGATTATGAACCGCTCTCCGTTTGCTTCAAGCGGGTGGTGAACATTATCCGGAAAGCCGATCCAGAAGAAACGGCGGGCCTGGATCCCGATGCCTTGACGGATGCGAGCGAGATACGGCTCTACCGGTTGATTCAGAAAATCCAGTCGCGGTGTGAAAGTCTTTGCCAAGAAGGCAAGTTTACCCAGGCGCTGCAGCAGATGGTCAAGCTTCGTGAACCGGTCGATGCGTTCTTTGATGCCGTGCTCGTGATGGCAGAGGATGTGACGATTCGAAAAAACCGCCTCGGGCTTCTTGCCCGAATCGCCGGACTTTTTGCCAAAGTGGCCGATTTTTCAAAATTATCGTAA
- a CDS encoding DUF6955 family protein yields the protein MADCFINIFLNDERIKQLEAAGLGGEIKELGGKKAIQVKATDKEQKKMVKGFPGLAFDADNACVLPEAAEKTVFDIVVNMKTLDVMKFAIMKIYNPLAGKAPRSAQR from the coding sequence ATGGCGGATTGTTTTATCAACATTTTTCTGAACGATGAACGGATCAAACAGCTCGAAGCGGCCGGCCTTGGCGGAGAGATCAAGGAACTCGGCGGGAAGAAGGCCATTCAGGTCAAGGCGACCGACAAGGAACAGAAGAAAATGGTCAAGGGATTTCCCGGCTTGGCTTTCGATGCGGACAATGCCTGCGTGCTTCCCGAAGCCGCCGAAAAAACGGTCTTCGATATCGTGGTCAACATGAAAACGCTCGATGTCATGAAATTCGCCATCATGAAGATTTACAATCCATTGGCCGGAAAAGCCCCGCGTTCCGCGCAGCGATAA
- a CDS encoding FAD-binding and (Fe-S)-binding domain-containing protein, producing MRNFPNTAFDLQSLICGDVAGDTVSRALVSTDGSIYRLLPQAVCYPKNVGDVQQIVHFCNDRGISLHPRGAGSGLCGGCLGNGIVIDFTRYMNRLIRIDPEERWFECEPGYRLGELDTALASAGLFFPPDPSSGEFATFGGMFSTNASGSHSVKYGNVADYVLDAEIVLSDGGITSLADLQHTSIAELQMPFRNLAALYAENRQTIETGYPAIACNTAGYNLRGLVREGRLDARKLFSGAEGTLGIVTKIRFRLIERPSHDALVIAFFGHRAAAAAVVPELLSLQPAGIEIMDRSLLSLAREQSPILRKEIPQGIDAVLMIEFDGNDEAGCRDKALEAHRMLQHLQHPVESFTALTRDQQNRFWAVRKAAVPLLYKLPGRRKILALIEDAAVPTQHVAAYLEQLETILNAKGVPFVLYGHIAKGLIHTRPLLDLKQTEDRALLQPLVAEVGDLVRSLGGTVSGEHGDGRLRSGYLARQYPALYPLFVKTKHLLDPGGIFNPDIVVSSDPGLVTRHLRAECTARPIQRRFLRWPTDMQEAIDACHGCSKCTTVTTATRMCPVYKFTREEAAAPKAKANILREMMIQEFSEAESQHAIREVIDRCIGCGSCRMECPSGVDIPKLALEVKHRKEKGSIEKLRDCVLTGLESGARLSGLSRGRLDRILSLAPLRRLAQQSLGIAGWRKPVRYQTPALSSLLAPRQGGGSVHVLYFLGCFANHIRPSIGRATLNVLLRMGFCVHIPKQVCCALPMIAHGMIQEARKRIACNMASWASLLPEIDFIVVSCSSCGLSLMHHWMDVQNGPTIASIADRTIHVSDLIERFRDRLPPLNDMPHRNLGYHQPCHLRLQPNADASIHLLKKLPGITLHTPTTHCCGMGGTWGYESAHDALSREIGADLIERLQAAETVVTDCPTCMLQIEDLSHFQTRHPIEVLAERIPRSAGDAAVV from the coding sequence ATGCGCAACTTCCCGAATACCGCCTTTGACCTGCAATCCCTGATCTGCGGGGATGTTGCCGGCGATACCGTATCCAGAGCACTGGTCTCAACCGATGGCAGCATCTATCGCCTGTTGCCCCAAGCCGTATGCTACCCCAAAAACGTGGGGGATGTTCAACAGATCGTGCACTTCTGCAACGATCGGGGCATCTCCCTCCATCCCCGCGGGGCAGGAAGCGGCCTTTGCGGCGGGTGTCTGGGCAACGGCATCGTGATCGATTTCACCCGGTACATGAACCGGCTCATCCGAATCGATCCCGAAGAACGCTGGTTCGAATGCGAACCCGGCTACAGGCTCGGTGAGCTCGATACCGCCTTGGCCAGCGCCGGGCTTTTTTTCCCACCGGACCCGTCCAGCGGCGAGTTCGCGACCTTCGGCGGCATGTTTTCCACCAACGCAAGCGGCTCCCACTCGGTCAAATACGGGAATGTGGCAGACTACGTTCTCGACGCGGAAATCGTTCTTTCAGATGGCGGCATCACGAGCCTTGCCGATTTGCAACACACATCGATTGCGGAACTGCAGATGCCGTTTCGAAACCTCGCAGCTCTATACGCTGAAAATCGGCAAACCATCGAGACCGGTTATCCCGCCATTGCCTGCAATACGGCTGGATACAACCTGCGGGGTCTGGTTCGGGAGGGCCGTCTGGATGCCCGAAAGCTGTTTTCCGGAGCCGAAGGCACCCTCGGGATCGTCACCAAAATCCGCTTCCGGCTGATCGAGCGGCCTTCCCACGACGCACTGGTCATCGCTTTTTTCGGACACCGGGCTGCTGCGGCTGCAGTGGTTCCCGAGCTGCTTTCGCTTCAGCCTGCAGGCATCGAAATCATGGATCGTTCCTTGCTTTCCCTGGCGCGGGAACAGAGCCCGATCCTGAGAAAGGAAATCCCGCAGGGAATCGATGCGGTCCTCATGATCGAATTCGACGGAAACGACGAAGCCGGATGCAGGGATAAGGCCCTCGAAGCCCATCGCATGCTCCAGCATCTGCAGCACCCCGTCGAATCCTTCACGGCACTCACCAGGGATCAGCAGAACCGCTTCTGGGCCGTTCGAAAGGCAGCCGTTCCCCTGCTGTACAAACTTCCCGGCAGACGCAAAATCCTCGCCCTCATCGAAGATGCGGCCGTTCCGACACAGCACGTCGCCGCCTATCTGGAACAACTCGAAACCATTCTCAACGCAAAAGGGGTCCCCTTTGTCCTCTATGGCCATATCGCCAAAGGACTGATTCACACCCGCCCGCTTCTTGACCTGAAGCAGACCGAGGACCGGGCGCTTCTCCAGCCACTCGTTGCGGAAGTGGGCGATCTCGTGCGCTCGCTTGGCGGAACCGTTTCCGGTGAACACGGGGATGGCAGGCTTCGCAGCGGATACCTTGCCCGGCAATATCCCGCACTGTATCCGCTGTTCGTGAAAACCAAGCATCTGCTGGACCCAGGGGGCATATTCAATCCGGATATCGTCGTTTCATCGGATCCGGGGCTGGTTACCAGGCATCTTCGGGCCGAGTGCACGGCCCGCCCCATTCAGCGGCGCTTCCTGCGGTGGCCCACCGATATGCAGGAGGCCATCGACGCCTGCCATGGTTGTTCCAAATGCACCACGGTAACGACTGCCACACGGATGTGCCCCGTCTATAAATTCACCCGGGAAGAGGCCGCGGCCCCGAAGGCCAAGGCCAACATCCTTCGGGAGATGATGATCCAGGAATTTTCCGAGGCTGAATCGCAGCACGCCATCCGCGAAGTGATCGACCGGTGCATCGGCTGCGGAAGCTGCCGGATGGAATGTCCATCCGGTGTAGACATTCCAAAACTCGCACTGGAGGTAAAACACAGGAAGGAAAAGGGCTCCATCGAAAAACTCCGGGATTGCGTCCTGACTGGACTTGAATCTGGTGCCAGACTATCCGGTCTCTCCCGGGGCAGGCTTGATCGCATCCTGTCTCTTGCCCCCCTCAGACGTCTTGCCCAGCAGAGCCTGGGCATCGCCGGATGGCGGAAACCCGTGCGGTATCAAACCCCTGCCCTCTCCTCCCTTCTTGCCCCCCGTCAAGGCGGCGGATCGGTTCATGTCCTGTATTTTCTGGGTTGCTTCGCAAACCATATCCGGCCATCCATTGGCAGGGCAACGCTCAACGTGCTGCTCCGGATGGGCTTTTGTGTGCATATTCCCAAGCAGGTTTGCTGCGCTCTGCCCATGATCGCACATGGCATGATTCAGGAGGCCCGAAAACGCATTGCATGCAATATGGCATCATGGGCTTCACTGCTCCCGGAGATCGACTTCATCGTTGTCAGTTGCTCATCCTGCGGACTGAGCCTCATGCACCACTGGATGGATGTGCAAAACGGGCCGACGATCGCATCCATTGCCGATCGGACCATCCATGTGAGCGATCTGATCGAACGATTCCGGGATCGTCTTCCGCCGCTGAACGACATGCCGCATCGCAATCTCGGTTATCACCAGCCCTGCCATCTCCGGCTGCAGCCCAATGCCGATGCAAGCATTCACCTGCTGAAGAAATTACCCGGAATCACGCTTCACACACCGACAACGCATTGCTGCGGCATGGGTGGAACCTGGGGATACGAAAGCGCCCACGATGCCTTGAGCCGGGAAATCGGGGCGGATTTGATCGAAAGATTACAGGCTGCCGAAACGGTCGTCACCGATTGTCCGACATGCATGTTGCAGATCGAAGATTTGTCGCATTTTCAGACGCGCCATCCGATCGAGGTGCTTGCCGAGCGCATTCCGCGATCCGCAGGCGATGCCGCTGTGGTGTAG
- the recO gene encoding DNA repair protein RecO yields MSTYFSTRAIILKRIPYGDFDLIVTCWSLEQGKTTLMAKGAKNSRKRFAGVLEPFSELDIVGKPGRGLPLLMEATIVDPFSGIRSSMRKTAIASYWAEIVLQWMEAGHAQRPVYHLLAQMLRELDRCDGQPEMPSIYFQLHFLEHCGLGPDFFHCMHCHEDIASDGKPVMGIDLAQGGFLCSECAPRPYGAAGLSAQTIKLFQWMRKMDWSRATRLRVSAPCVREGERFLEMFLGYHLGKEFQSLKFLRQLHQAEEQPAAISDSHVSFH; encoded by the coding sequence GTGAGTACGTATTTTTCTACCCGCGCCATCATTCTCAAGCGTATTCCATACGGCGATTTCGACCTGATCGTGACCTGCTGGAGCCTGGAGCAGGGCAAAACCACCTTGATGGCCAAGGGGGCAAAAAACAGCAGGAAACGGTTTGCAGGCGTTCTCGAGCCTTTTTCGGAGTTGGATATCGTTGGAAAACCGGGCAGAGGGCTTCCCCTGCTCATGGAAGCCACTATCGTGGACCCGTTTTCGGGCATCCGGTCGAGTATGCGCAAAACGGCGATCGCCAGCTACTGGGCCGAAATCGTACTGCAGTGGATGGAGGCAGGGCACGCCCAGAGACCGGTGTACCACCTGCTGGCGCAGATGCTCCGGGAACTCGATCGCTGCGATGGCCAACCCGAGATGCCGAGCATCTATTTTCAGCTTCATTTTCTGGAGCATTGCGGACTTGGCCCGGATTTTTTCCATTGCATGCATTGCCACGAGGATATTGCATCCGATGGCAAGCCGGTCATGGGGATAGACCTGGCCCAGGGGGGATTTCTGTGCTCGGAGTGCGCCCCCAGGCCGTATGGTGCTGCAGGGCTTTCGGCCCAGACGATCAAGCTTTTTCAGTGGATGCGAAAGATGGATTGGTCGCGGGCTACCCGTCTTCGCGTTTCTGCACCATGCGTGCGGGAAGGAGAGCGTTTTCTCGAAATGTTTTTGGGGTATCATCTGGGAAAGGAATTCCAGAGTCTGAAATTTCTGAGGCAATTGCATCAGGCGGAAGAGCAGCCTGCGGCCATATCGGATTCCCATGTTTCCTTCCATTAA